From the Sinorhizobium garamanticum genome, one window contains:
- the pcaC gene encoding 4-carboxymuconolactone decarboxylase, with the protein MSDASAPSERYRQGMATRRAVLGDNHVDRAQSATTDFDRPFQDLITEAAWGHVWSRPNWTKRERSIVTIALLAALGQDEEVAMHVRATANTGASREDICEALLHVAIYAGVPAANHAIKIARQVLADMDAGKAA; encoded by the coding sequence ATGAGTGACGCCTCTGCGCCCTCCGAGCGCTATCGCCAGGGCATGGCGACGCGCCGCGCCGTTCTCGGCGACAATCATGTCGACCGTGCGCAATCGGCCACGACCGATTTCGATCGTCCTTTCCAGGACCTGATCACCGAAGCCGCCTGGGGCCATGTCTGGTCGCGCCCGAACTGGACGAAACGGGAGCGCTCGATCGTCACCATCGCGTTGCTTGCAGCCCTCGGCCAGGATGAAGAGGTGGCGATGCATGTCCGCGCCACGGCCAACACCGGGGCGAGCCGCGAGGATATCTGCGAGGCGCTGCTGCACGTGGCGATCTATGCGGGCGTGCCGGCGGCGAACCACGCGATCAAGATCGCCAGGCAGGTCTTGGCTGACATGGATGCCGGCAAGGCGGCCTGA
- the pcaH gene encoding protocatechuate 3,4-dioxygenase subunit beta, giving the protein MSDSQNHKPETGAFFQRDRDWHAPAFTPGYKTSVLRSPQKALLSLDNTISEITGPVFGHSILGELDNDLIHNFAKPGESAIGERIIVHGRVLDERGRPVRGALLEFWQANAGGRYRHKKETYLAALDPNFGGCGRTITDDEGYYFFRTIKPGAYPWPNGVNDWRPAHIHFSIFGHGFAQRLITQMYFEGDPMICKCPIVNTIPDRRAIEQLIAPLDWANTIPMEARAYKFDIVLRGRRSTFFENRPEGN; this is encoded by the coding sequence ATGTCGGACAGCCAGAACCATAAGCCCGAAACGGGCGCGTTTTTTCAGCGCGACCGTGACTGGCACGCGCCGGCCTTCACCCCCGGCTACAAGACCTCCGTACTGCGCTCGCCGCAAAAGGCGCTGCTTTCGCTCGATAACACGATCTCCGAGATCACAGGGCCTGTCTTCGGCCATTCGATACTGGGCGAGCTCGACAATGACCTGATCCACAACTTCGCCAAACCCGGCGAGAGCGCGATCGGCGAGCGCATTATCGTGCATGGCCGGGTGCTCGACGAGCGCGGCCGTCCCGTGCGGGGTGCTTTGCTCGAATTCTGGCAGGCGAATGCCGGCGGGCGCTACCGGCACAAGAAGGAAACCTATCTCGCGGCGCTGGATCCGAATTTCGGCGGCTGCGGCCGGACGATCACCGACGACGAGGGTTACTATTTCTTCCGGACGATCAAGCCCGGAGCCTATCCCTGGCCGAACGGCGTCAACGACTGGCGGCCGGCGCATATCCACTTCTCGATCTTCGGGCACGGCTTCGCCCAGCGGCTGATAACCCAGATGTATTTCGAGGGCGATCCGATGATCTGCAAATGTCCGATTGTCAACACGATCCCCGACCGCCGGGCCATCGAGCAACTGATCGCGCCGCTTGACTGGGCCAATACGATCCCGATGGAGGCCAGGGCCTATAAGTTCGACATCGTGCTGCGCGGCCGCCGCTCGACGTTCTTCGAAAACCGGCCGGAAGGCAACTGA
- the pcaG gene encoding protocatechuate 3,4-dioxygenase subunit alpha gives MVQELGYLKETASQTAGPYVHIGLTPNFCGIPGVYKTDLGASMVNDKTLGQRITVRGRVIDGAGMPLKDALVEIWQADASGLYNSPAEMRGTADPNFTGWGRCPTSAEDGVFTFETVKPGRVPFKDGRLMAPHITLWIVARGINIGLHTRMYFPDEAAANAEDPLLGRIEHRHRAETLVAAGTAPSYTFDIHLQGENETVFLDI, from the coding sequence ATGGTTCAGGAACTTGGCTACCTCAAGGAAACCGCCTCGCAGACCGCCGGGCCTTACGTCCATATCGGCCTGACACCGAACTTCTGCGGTATTCCGGGCGTCTACAAGACCGATCTCGGCGCCTCGATGGTCAACGACAAGACGCTCGGGCAGCGCATTACCGTCAGGGGTCGCGTTATCGACGGGGCGGGAATGCCGCTCAAGGACGCGCTCGTCGAGATCTGGCAGGCGGATGCAAGCGGCCTCTACAATTCGCCCGCAGAAATGCGCGGAACGGCTGACCCGAATTTTACTGGATGGGGCAGGTGCCCGACGAGCGCCGAGGACGGCGTCTTCACCTTCGAGACCGTCAAGCCGGGCCGGGTGCCGTTCAAGGATGGTCGCCTGATGGCACCGCACATCACCCTCTGGATCGTTGCGCGCGGCATCAATATCGGTCTTCACACACGGATGTATTTCCCGGACGAGGCGGCGGCGAACGCCGAAGATCCGCTGCTTGGCCGGATCGAGCATCGTCATCGGGCCGAGACGCTTGTCGCCGCGGGCACGGCGCCTAGTTATACATTCGACATTCATCTCCAGGGCGAGAACGAAACGGTCTTCCTGGATATATGA
- a CDS encoding 3-carboxy-cis,cis-muconate cycloisomerase, which produces MTYSAFDHPYLSGLLGDEAVAAEFSAVADIRAMLAFEAALARAEAEHGIIPRSAADRINEACRGFSPDVVALRRATAADGVVVPELVRQLRAAVGADAASHVHFGATSQDVIDTSLMLRLKAIAELFGCRLRDVVAVLEECDRQWGFRPLMGRTRMQAAIPITVSDRLRAWIEPLLDHQDRLEAMDRDLFAVQFGGAAGTLDKLGDMAEAVRETLAEELALVDCPQWHSQRSAVADFANLLSLITGSLGKFGQDVAMMAQTSEEIVLAGGGGSSAMPHKQNPVAAEVLVTLARFNATLLAGVHQALIHEQERSGSAWTLEWLILPQMAGATAAATRLAAELAGNIRRLGGA; this is translated from the coding sequence ATGACCTACTCGGCCTTTGATCATCCCTATCTTTCCGGTCTTCTTGGCGACGAGGCCGTGGCGGCGGAATTTTCCGCCGTGGCCGATATCCGCGCCATGCTTGCTTTCGAGGCAGCGCTCGCGCGGGCCGAAGCGGAGCACGGGATCATTCCGCGTTCTGCGGCCGATCGCATCAACGAAGCCTGTCGTGGCTTTTCACCTGATGTCGTGGCGCTGCGCCGCGCGACGGCGGCAGACGGCGTCGTCGTTCCGGAACTGGTCCGGCAGTTGCGCGCGGCAGTCGGCGCCGACGCTGCAAGCCACGTGCATTTCGGAGCCACCAGCCAGGACGTCATCGACACCAGCCTGATGCTGCGGCTGAAGGCGATCGCCGAACTCTTCGGCTGCCGTCTCCGCGATGTCGTGGCGGTGCTTGAAGAATGCGACCGGCAATGGGGGTTTCGTCCCCTGATGGGGCGTACGCGCATGCAGGCGGCGATCCCGATCACGGTTTCGGATCGCCTGCGTGCCTGGATCGAGCCGCTTCTCGACCATCAGGACCGCCTCGAGGCCATGGACCGGGACCTGTTCGCCGTACAGTTCGGCGGCGCCGCCGGCACGCTCGATAAACTCGGGGACATGGCGGAGGCCGTTCGCGAGACGCTCGCCGAGGAGCTAGCGCTGGTCGATTGTCCGCAATGGCACAGCCAGCGCTCGGCGGTGGCGGACTTCGCCAATCTGCTGTCGCTGATCACGGGCAGCCTCGGCAAGTTCGGCCAGGATGTGGCGATGATGGCGCAAACCAGCGAGGAGATCGTGCTTGCCGGCGGCGGCGGCTCCTCCGCCATGCCGCACAAGCAGAATCCGGTTGCGGCGGAAGTGCTGGTCACCTTGGCGCGGTTCAATGCCACCCTGCTCGCGGGGGTGCATCAGGCGCTCATCCACGAGCAGGAACGCTCCGGTTCTGCCTGGACGCTCGAATGGTTGATCCTGCCGCAGATGGCCGGCGCGACGGCGGCCGCCACCAGGCTTGCGGCGGAACTGGCGGGCAATATCAGGCGCCTGGGCGGGGCGTGA
- a CDS encoding FAD/NAD(P)-binding protein: protein MLYDVAVVGSGFSAIAVTINLLRLLPASTSIAIVSDDPGFGRGTAYRTEFFVHRLNVPAGRMSLFPEKPDDFVEWLGEHMRQVSADGFASRGDYGLYLRDRLASLLRDHERRAKVDFVKAKATDCVHCSEAGLVFHLDNAAELSARNVVLCLGIGNADLPLAAGKIDAGVEGRIVRNPWRLSWLRKVGPSDTICILGSGLTMIDQVLALRVHGHRGRFRVLSRRGLLPHAHPPADRRARAVEPQLGGSREISALLARFRRQVRNGADWRGLMDGLRPVTQKLWQDLTKEQRARFLRHGLAWWNVHRHRIAPEIASRFEALRRDGIVTVHAGFLETIEEGRRCALVTYRERQSHRPRSFDADWIVNCTGMERAGVAHSPLLREMQRQGLISPDELGLGLSVDKDSRVLDLQKEPQPGLYAVGALTAGQFWEITAVPDIRVQAQNVASAIASALRA, encoded by the coding sequence TTGCTTTACGATGTCGCTGTTGTTGGCTCGGGCTTTTCAGCGATCGCGGTGACGATCAACCTGCTCCGGCTGCTGCCAGCCTCCACTTCGATTGCGATCGTCAGCGATGACCCGGGGTTTGGAAGGGGCACTGCCTATCGCACGGAGTTTTTTGTCCATCGTTTGAACGTCCCTGCCGGACGGATGAGCCTCTTTCCCGAGAAGCCCGACGATTTTGTCGAATGGCTTGGAGAGCACATGCGGCAGGTTTCCGCGGACGGCTTCGCGTCACGGGGAGACTATGGCCTTTACTTGCGCGACCGGCTGGCATCATTGTTGCGTGACCACGAGCGGCGGGCGAAGGTTGATTTCGTCAAGGCCAAGGCGACGGACTGCGTTCATTGCAGCGAGGCGGGGCTTGTCTTTCATCTCGACAACGCCGCTGAACTTAGCGCGCGAAACGTTGTGCTCTGCCTTGGCATCGGCAACGCCGATCTGCCGCTCGCGGCGGGGAAAATCGACGCCGGCGTCGAAGGTCGCATCGTGCGCAATCCATGGCGGCTGAGCTGGCTCCGGAAGGTCGGCCCGAGCGACACGATCTGCATCCTCGGATCCGGATTAACGATGATCGATCAGGTGCTTGCCTTGCGGGTGCACGGCCATCGAGGGCGTTTCCGCGTTCTGTCGCGCCGCGGCCTGCTTCCGCATGCGCATCCGCCGGCCGACCGTCGAGCGCGGGCCGTCGAGCCGCAGCTTGGAGGCTCGCGAGAAATCAGCGCGCTGCTCGCGCGCTTTCGCAGGCAGGTTCGCAACGGGGCCGACTGGCGCGGGCTGATGGACGGCCTCAGACCAGTGACGCAAAAGCTGTGGCAGGATCTGACGAAAGAGCAGCGTGCGCGGTTCCTGCGCCACGGCCTGGCGTGGTGGAACGTGCATCGCCATCGGATCGCCCCTGAGATCGCTTCACGTTTCGAGGCCTTGAGACGAGATGGCATCGTCACGGTTCATGCCGGCTTTCTGGAGACGATCGAAGAAGGGCGCCGCTGCGCATTGGTCACGTATCGGGAAAGGCAAAGCCACCGGCCCCGATCTTTTGATGCGGATTGGATCGTCAACTGCACCGGCATGGAGCGGGCCGGCGTTGCGCATTCGCCGCTGCTTCGGGAAATGCAGCGACAGGGGCTGATCAGCCCCGACGAGCTTGGACTCGGCCTCTCTGTCGACAAGGACTCCCGTGTGCTCGATCTGCAGAAAGAGCCGCAGCCAGGACTTTACGCGGTCGGTGCTTTGACGGCAGGCCAGTTCTGGGAAATCACCGCGGTTCCGGATATCCGCGTGCAGGCGCAAAACGTGGCAAGCGCGATCGCTTCGGCTTTGCGGGCTTGA
- a CDS encoding MFS transporter, producing MENDDLILIGTVEYRRLATAMVMAGFATFSLLYSVQPLLPEFSTTFGISPENSSLAVSLATGPMAVGILAAGWLSDRIGRRTLMIYSLISAALFGIMAAIAPTWESLLVLRCLSGIALAGVPAVAMTYIAEEVEPPAIGPAMGLYIAGSAFGGMIGRLGAAVATEWLGWRWAIASMGLFSAAAGIVFCASAPASRAFRPQRHSLRSFLSGYASVLRDRVLLMLYGTGFLMMGAFVTIYNYVPYRLAVEPYALGHAEIGAIFLLYMLGSASSASFGKLAGRIGVRPTFWRPVVVLLIGLLLTAPSPLWVIVSAIGIVTMGFFGAHTVASSWVSRRAFDNRGYASALYLFGYYAGSSLLGSAGGVMWSKWGWAGVTAFTAGLCIAVLAIAFIIARAPPLANPRQPKTGQQLPG from the coding sequence ATGGAAAACGATGACCTCATTCTGATCGGAACGGTGGAGTACCGGCGCCTCGCCACCGCGATGGTCATGGCTGGTTTCGCCACCTTCTCGCTTTTGTACAGCGTCCAGCCGCTTCTGCCGGAGTTTTCCACGACGTTCGGGATCTCGCCCGAGAACTCGAGCCTCGCTGTCTCGCTGGCGACCGGCCCGATGGCAGTCGGGATTCTGGCTGCCGGCTGGCTCTCGGACCGGATAGGGCGTCGCACATTGATGATATACTCGCTGATCTCCGCGGCGCTCTTCGGGATCATGGCGGCAATTGCGCCAACGTGGGAGAGCTTGCTCGTGCTGCGCTGTCTGTCCGGCATAGCGCTCGCAGGCGTCCCTGCCGTCGCGATGACCTACATTGCCGAAGAGGTAGAACCGCCCGCTATCGGTCCCGCCATGGGCCTTTACATCGCAGGTTCGGCGTTCGGCGGGATGATCGGGCGGCTTGGCGCCGCGGTGGCCACCGAGTGGCTCGGATGGCGGTGGGCGATTGCCTCGATGGGCCTCTTCAGCGCGGCAGCCGGGATCGTCTTTTGTGCCAGCGCCCCGGCATCGCGCGCATTCCGGCCGCAACGCCATTCCCTTCGGTCCTTCCTCAGCGGTTATGCAAGCGTGCTCCGCGACCGAGTTCTGCTGATGCTCTATGGCACCGGGTTTCTCATGATGGGAGCCTTCGTCACGATCTACAACTACGTGCCGTATCGGCTGGCCGTCGAACCCTACGCCCTTGGTCATGCCGAGATCGGCGCAATCTTCCTGCTCTATATGCTCGGATCGGCAAGCTCGGCCTCGTTCGGGAAGCTGGCGGGTCGGATCGGCGTGCGCCCGACGTTCTGGCGACCTGTCGTCGTTCTCCTGATCGGCCTACTGCTGACTGCGCCCTCTCCACTCTGGGTCATCGTTTCAGCGATAGGGATCGTCACGATGGGTTTTTTCGGCGCACATACCGTCGCCTCGAGTTGGGTCAGCAGAAGAGCCTTCGACAATCGCGGCTATGCGAGCGCTCTTTATCTCTTCGGCTATTACGCCGGCTCGAGTCTGCTTGGTTCTGCCGGTGGGGTGATGTGGAGCAAGTGGGGCTGGGCGGGGGTCACCGCGTTTACCGCCGGGCTTTGCATCGCGGTCCTGGCGATTGCGTTCATCATCGCCCGCGCGCCGCCGCTCGCCAATCCCCGACAGCCTAAGACTGGTCAGCAACTGCCGGGTTAG